Genomic DNA from Kosmotoga arenicorallina S304:
GGTGCCACTTTTTGAAGAATATAAAGTAGATCTCGTTTTATCTGGCCATATTCACAATTATCAGAGGTTTTCAAAAAATGGCATAACATATCTCATTTCAGGCGGTGGAGGAGCTTTGCTGGATACTTCAATAGAAGTTGCTGGTTTCAATGAAGATTTTTCCGATTATCACTTCGTTCTTTTTGAATATGTGAAAGGAAAGTTGTCCGCTAAGTGCATTGATATTGATGGAAATATTCGGGATGAATTTGAACTCTTGTCTCAATCGAAATAGGTTTTTATATCTCTACATAAGCGCTGATTACCTCCGGTTTGTTCCAGCTTTTAGCTATTTCGAGGAGTCGCCCGTCTTTCCAGATTGTTGACCTTCCTTCGGCCACATCCTTTCCTAATTTCCCCACGGCCATGGCGTTTACTATATAACGGATGTTCTCGCGCCTTTCTCCCGCTTTTATTGTCCCGTGAAGAAACCATACCTGTTCCTGGGTTTTCTCAGGAAAGTATTTTGTGGGTTCTTTCCAGCTCGCAAAGTTGCAGCTTGGTACAGCAAGAATATTCACGCCTGAAACGTCGATGGCTTGAACAATATCTTGAAAAAACATATCATAGCAGATCAGTACTCCTACTTTTCCAAAAGCTGTTGTCACAATTTGCGGCTGTTCGTTATCCCCGGAGAAAATCAACTTTGTTTCCAGAACTGTAAGCCTTTGTTTTTTTATCTTTGCAAGGAGCTGACCTTGCGGATTGAAGAAATAGCTCATGTTATATAGGTTGGGTTTTGTGATATGCCAACCCTTAGCCGACTCAAAAGTGATTTCCGGAAGAAAAATACTTGGAGCTATGATGTATGCATTAAACTGCTCTGCTAATTCCGAGAAAACCTCACGATAGGTTCTTTCAACGAAAATCGCATTTTTCAGAAAAGCTCCTTTGAAAGGATTAGGCGAAGTGAACGAAAAATTCCCAAGCACATATCTCAATAAGAGCTTTGATATCCCCTGAGGGTTATTAATCTTCGAAAACAATCCGGGGTATAGAAAAGTCCCCAGAAATTCAGGGAAAACCGCCAGATGAAATTTTGCGCTCCATTGTCTTTTGGCATCTATCAGGTATTTTGAGAAGGCTCTTTTCATGTTCTTTTTCGACGTGTAGTCGTTGGGTTCAATTGCTGCCTGCACAGCTGTAATATCGAGAGAAACCATCTCCCACCTCTATATACAATATATCAATACCTAATCGATTTTAACACTTTAAATTTGGCAAAAAAAAAACGGGGTTTTCCCCGTCTAGATCTGGTGGAGGCGGCGGGAGTCGAACCCGCGTCCGAAGCCAGATCCCCCGTAGGCTCTCCGAGCGCAGCCTGCGTTCAATGTCGAAAGACCCACTACGCAGACAAAGTGAATCTTTCCAAGCCCCTATGATGTCCCTGAAACGGCGGGGCTTCGCTTCAGGTAAGATCCGGAGCTATGACGCCCTTCTGCGGAATTCCGGATCAGGCTTCCGCAGGGACGGCTGCTTCATCTAATTAAGCAGCGAGAGCAAATTCATTGTTGGCACTTTTATTGTTCCGGCTTTTTAACGAGGCTCCGGAAACCCCGACTCGCTCCTACGGGTTCACTGACCCCGTCGAGACCGTTTCGCCCCCAAAGTTATTGGACTAATATATTCTATCACGGTTCAAAGAATTATTAAATCCCCATTCTAAATAGTGCTAATATGGCAGAACATATACAAACATTATAAGCATGAAAGAAATATTGCCAAGCATTACAAGCACGTGCCAGATTTCGTGGTTTCCAAAATAGCCTGGAAAGGGATTGGGTTTTTCTTTAATAAATATCATAGCACCAACTGTGTAAAAAAGCCCGCCTATCAGCATAAATAGAACCGCTTTTATACCCAGAAGAGCCGCTACCCTGTATATAAGCAGTAAAGACAGCCAACCCATTGCCAGATAACCAGCCATTGAAAGCCATAGAGGCATTTTGGTGAAAAATACGGCTTTCAACACAATATTGACCACCGCAAGAGTCCAAATAACACCAAAAACAGACCAACCTAAAGCGCCTTTGACAACAACAAGGCAAAAGGGAGTGTATGTACCTGCTATTAGCAGGTAAATCGCGCTGTGGTCTAATATGCCAAAAACCTTGAAGTATCTCTTGAACCAGATAAAAAAGTGCAAGATGCTGCTCATGGTCATAGATATGAACACGCTAAAACCATAAAGGCTAAAGCTAAACAGATGAAGCCATTTTTTTTGAAGCGCTGAAAAGACAATGAGCAAAATCATACCTGTAAGGCCTATTACAGCAGCAACTGTATGGCTTATTGCATTGAAAGCTTCGTTGGAATCTTTTGAGGTGACCATTGGGTCGAGTTCAGCCATGTTTAAAATCCTTTCCCCAGATACAGTATTTTATACTATGTTCAGTTATCTTTTGGCTTACGAAAAAAAGTATTGCCTTACTTTGCCCTTATTTTTGGCCCATCTTGTAAAAACTTTCCCCTAAACTCATCTTCAATAAGCATCAGATGGGAATCAAGATCGTGAAATACAAAAGCGCCGGTACCAAGTGCAAACTGGACGCTCTGGTTGATGCCTACGCTGGATTCACTCATGCACCCAATCATGAGTTGAATTTTGGCTGTGTTGGCCATCTCCACAATAGCAAGAGCGTCAGAAATACCAGATTTCATGAGTTTTATGTTCACAAAATCCACCGCATCTTCCTTTATAAGCCTTAAAACATCATATCTTGTTCTCGCACTTTCGTCAGCAGCTACCGGGAAGGGAGAATTGTATCTTACGAGTTTCAAACCTTCTATGTTTTCCATCTGAACGGGCTGTTCATAGACATCTATATCAATTCCACGGGTATAAATCTCCTTTGCAAAAGTGATCGCTTCTTTAGGCGTGTAGCCAGTGTTAGCGTCTACAACATATTTTGCACCTTTGGACACCTCGTATATCGCTTCCATAACCTGAATATCCTTTTTCAAATCTTCACCGACTTTTATCTTAATCGCCCTAAAGCCCAGCTCGAATAACTGTTGAGCTTCTTTTGCCATGTTTTCAACGGTATCTATGCCAACGGTCTTGTCTGTTTCTATTTCATCTTTTGCTCCGCCGAGTATCTGATGAACCTGAGCGCCTACTTCTTCGGCAAAAGCATCGAGCACCGCAAACTGTACCGCTGCTTTTACACTTGATGCGCATTTTAGCTTGTCCATGATATCAAAAATGCGCCTGTAATTTCTCACATCGAGCCCAATGAGCTGTTCTTTTACAAAGGATTCTAATGAAGGAAAAGTTTCAACCCTTTCGCCATTCACGCGATAAGAAGGTGCCGCTTCGCCGTATCCAATAACCCCGTTTTCAAGTAATAGCTGAATTTCAAGGTTTTGGCTTCCAGCTGAAATACTGTTTGCAATGTGGAAAGGCTTTTCATATTGATATTCTTTCATAATAAATTTGATATCTTTAATCTTTCCCATATTTATTCCCCCTATAGTTTTCAATTTCCTCAAAGGAAATTACCTTCATTTCGACATCGAAGGCATCATTATAAACATTTTCAACTTCCGTTTCAAGTTCCCCAACCTGGTTATCATAAGGATCTGAGCGCCAGAATCTTTTGGCAGGCTGAAGATCTGCCATGTATTCGGAGTTTGCTACCATTCTGAAAGCATCGAGGTTGCCAAAATAGAATTTATTTACAAAATCCGGTCTTTCAGGTCTTACACCTCCAAAAGAAAGGTCAACAGGGAGCCAGCCATATGGCTCGATATAGATCATAGTCCAGTCATGTGGCGAAGCGGAAACCGGGTTCGCATACCAACCTGACTGCCATCCTGTGGGCACGCCAACAATTCTGCACAGCGCTATATAAAGAGAGGCTTGTGCACCGCAGTCCCCTCTCAGGTTGGATGCAACGAACATGGGGACATTTTCATACAGCGCATAAGGGTGCATATATGAATATTTCACGTTATGCGTTATCCATTCATATAGCTTCTTGGCTTTTAGATATGGGTTACTTTCGTCCCCCACAATTTCTTTTGCGAGTTGTTTTAAGTAGGGCGTAAATACGATATGCGGCGGGCGTTCAACAAGGTATTCCCTGAGTTCAGTCGGATATGTCGTCTTTACCGTGTCGGGATTCACAACAGTAAACTGTTCATTAATTATATATTCAAACTTCACGCTAAACGAGAGTCCTTCTTTCAGGTCATCTTCCATAAAAATGGTGCGGTGAGGTGCTTCATTGGGAGCCAGAAGAAACTTATCATGGCTTGCTTCAATTAGTCTGGCACCTCTCACCTGAGCCTCTATTTTGGGAAAAGGAAGCCAGCACTTGATATGATTGCCTTTTATTTTATCGGGCTTTGGTGTAACTTTAATTTCCGCAGTAACTTTGTATGTCCTGGGATTATCGCCCGAGATTAGTGATTCTATGCGCGAATAAAGCATTTTCCTAACCTTTTCGAGCTTTTCATCTTTTTTTGTGCGTTCTTTTAGTGTTGGAACAGCAAAAAGCAAGTTTTCAAAAAATCTCGTCTCGAATTTCTTTTCGCCTTCGATTACAATGTAGTCCAAAACAGCGTCATTCATGAGCTCTTCGTATTCCTTTTCTGAAAAGCCTTTGATTAATTCATACAGTTTCTTCTTAGCCTCTGCTTCAGTATAAGGATAATTTTTAACCAACCTTTTGATTCGTTCAAGTTCGAACTCAAGGCGCGTTTTGAGCATAGTCGGTAGGGAACCGGATTTGAGCTTTTGTATAATCAACTGCCGCGCTTTGCTGAAATTACCCAATTTTTCTTCACGTTCAAGCTCTTCGAAAAGAAGTGTGTTCATAAACTCCATCACGCTTATCATCCCCCAGCAATATCGTTCGGTTACCTTACTATAGCACATAAGCACAAAATACAGAAACTATATTTAATCTCTCAAAAGGCACTGTTTACGGGCGATATAAACATCAAAATATACACTTAAGATAAAGGCAAAATAAATTTTTCAAGGCAACAGACTCGAAGTTGAAATAAAAAGGTGATCCTTAAGATCACCTTTTTATTGTTATTTTCAAAGCTTTACTCCTATCATTTCTTCTGTTGAAAATTCAATTGGAAATTTAATAGGCCTTTTTTCCTTTACAGACTTGTATATCCCCAAAATTATCTCCACAGCTTTTTTGCCATCTTCACCTGAAATATATGGCTTTTTATTATTGATAATAGCATTCGTAAAATCCTTAAATAATGCAATGTGCCCGTTTCCATAAACTGTTTCAGGATCCGGGAGGTTCATAAAGGGATGACCGTCTTCATCGGGAAATCTCCATGTCTGAATTCTGTTCACAGCAAGACCTCCTATAACTACCGTTCCGGTCTCACCAAAAACCGAGAGCGTTTCTTCGAGGTTTTTTGGATACACATTCACTGTCCCTTCGATTATTCCAATTGAACCATTTTTAAATTTCAATATAGCTGTGCCGAAATCTTCTGTCTCAACATATGGGTGATTAAAATTCTTTGTCAAGGCATATATTTCCTCAACAATACCTCCCAACGTCCATTGGAGCAGATCGATATTATGAGAGCACTGGTTCATCAACGTGCCGCCATCCATAGCCCATGTTCCACGCCATGGAGCCTGTTTATAGTAATTTTCATTCCTATTCCATAAAATCCTTGCAGTGGCATTGAAAATCCTACCAAAAGCGCCGCTTTCAATTTTCTTCCTGAGCTCCTGGATGGGAGGATTAAACCTGTTTTGAAAACACACGCCAAGTTTTAACCCTTTTTCCTTTGCAAGAGCTATCATTTCATTCATTTGATTTGTACTAAGAGCCATTGGCTTTTCAACAAGAACGTGTTTACCCACATTTAGAAAATCGATCGTATTTTTATAATGATTACCACTTTCAGTGGCTATGGTCACGAAATCGATGTCAGCGTCAAACAATTCCTCATAGTTCGTTAATACTAAAGGTTTGGGAATACGTCGCTGGTTGTAGGATGTGGGTTGTTCGTTTATTGATTTATACGATCCGCAACGCTTTTCATACTCAATTGCAGCCTTTTCAGCTTTTTCTTTCACAATGTCACATACTGCAACAAGCTCTATTTTATCTGAATTTGCAGCAAAAGCCTCTATATGTTTTTTTATTCCTATCCTTCCACAGCCTATTAGGGCAGCACGAAGCCGAGACATCGAATCACTCCTCTACCGTTGTATGTTGTTGGTTGTGGGTTTTTGGCGAATTTTTAAGTGAAAAGATTAAACCATTTATGATTCTGTGAGTTCGGTTAATAAGCGAAGAAACCTCCAGGTAGTTTTCTTCATCTAAATAACCCAATATTTTAGAAAGTTCAACCTGAGTTTCCAATTCTAGCAAAGAACCTCTAGAGTGGTACAAAAACTGTACAAATTCTTTTTTGTGATTTCTCCCAGATCCCTCGGCAATGTTCGAAGGTACCGAAACTGCGGCTCTTTGCATTTGCGAAGAAAGTCCATATTGCTCATATGTAGGAAAAATTTTCGTTATTTCATATATCTTCTTTGCAAGAGACATACCAAATTGCCAAGCATCCAGCTCCTTATACGTCCTCATTTCATCCTCCTTTACCTAAAACCTACAACCAACAACCCACAACCTACAACCCCTCAAAGCACTTCCACATTTTCCCCTGCTATTCCAAGGGATTTCAGGATATTCTTTGTATCAAACACCAGTTTTGCATTGTCAACAACAAACTGGTAATTAACTTTATGTTTATGAGCTGTGGTGATGACAACCGCATCTGCTTCTTTAATAAGCTCAGCGGATAATTCGGCAGTTTTTCTAACCTCTCCATTCCATCTGAACTCTTCAACATAGGGATCAACAACAGTTACATCAGCGTGATTCTTTTCAAGCTGTTCAAGTACTTTAAGGGCAGGGGATTCCCGCATATCGTCTATATCTCCTTTATAGGCAATCCCAAGCATTATAATCTTTGCTCCATTCATGCACTTTTTTCTCTCGTTTAGTTGCTTCATCAACCTATCCACAACATATTCCGGCATGAAATCGTTTATTTCCCCAGCCATTTCAATAAGGCGCGTGTGATAATCATATTTTCTGGCAATATATGTTAGATAAAAAGGATCAATAGGAATACAATGCCCACCAACACCGGGGCCGGGATAAAAGGGCATAAAACCAAAAGGCTTTGTTGAAGCTGCGCTTATTACTTCCCAGATGCTTATGCCCATCTTGTCTGCAATTATCGCCATTTCATTAGCAAGGGCTATGTTTACAATCCTGAAAGTGTTTTCGAGAATTTTAGTCATTTCGGCTTCTTTTGGTGAAGAAACCACAAAGACTTCCGCCTCGAGCACTGATTCGTATAACAACCTTGCAACTTCGGTGGATTCCTTCCCAACTCCTCCAACGACTTTTGGCGTATTTTTGGTTTTGTACCTGAG
This window encodes:
- a CDS encoding carbon-nitrogen hydrolase family protein, whose product is MVSLDITAVQAAIEPNDYTSKKNMKRAFSKYLIDAKRQWSAKFHLAVFPEFLGTFLYPGLFSKINNPQGISKLLLRYVLGNFSFTSPNPFKGAFLKNAIFVERTYREVFSELAEQFNAYIIAPSIFLPEITFESAKGWHITKPNLYNMSYFFNPQGQLLAKIKKQRLTVLETKLIFSGDNEQPQIVTTAFGKVGVLICYDMFFQDIVQAIDVSGVNILAVPSCNFASWKEPTKYFPEKTQEQVWFLHGTIKAGERRENIRYIVNAMAVGKLGKDVAEGRSTIWKDGRLLEIAKSWNKPEVISAYVEI
- the trhA gene encoding PAQR family membrane homeostasis protein TrhA, which translates into the protein MAELDPMVTSKDSNEAFNAISHTVAAVIGLTGMILLIVFSALQKKWLHLFSFSLYGFSVFISMTMSSILHFFIWFKRYFKVFGILDHSAIYLLIAGTYTPFCLVVVKGALGWSVFGVIWTLAVVNIVLKAVFFTKMPLWLSMAGYLAMGWLSLLLIYRVAALLGIKAVLFMLIGGLFYTVGAMIFIKEKPNPFPGYFGNHEIWHVLVMLGNISFMLIMFVYVLPY
- a CDS encoding L-Ala-D/L-Glu epimerase, which translates into the protein MGKIKDIKFIMKEYQYEKPFHIANSISAGSQNLEIQLLLENGVIGYGEAAPSYRVNGERVETFPSLESFVKEQLIGLDVRNYRRIFDIMDKLKCASSVKAAVQFAVLDAFAEEVGAQVHQILGGAKDEIETDKTVGIDTVENMAKEAQQLFELGFRAIKIKVGEDLKKDIQVMEAIYEVSKGAKYVVDANTGYTPKEAITFAKEIYTRGIDIDVYEQPVQMENIEGLKLVRYNSPFPVAADESARTRYDVLRLIKEDAVDFVNIKLMKSGISDALAIVEMANTAKIQLMIGCMSESSVGINQSVQFALGTGAFVFHDLDSHLMLIEDEFRGKFLQDGPKIRAK
- a CDS encoding transglutaminase-like domain-containing protein; this translates as MEFMNTLLFEELEREEKLGNFSKARQLIIQKLKSGSLPTMLKTRLEFELERIKRLVKNYPYTEAEAKKKLYELIKGFSEKEYEELMNDAVLDYIVIEGEKKFETRFFENLLFAVPTLKERTKKDEKLEKVRKMLYSRIESLISGDNPRTYKVTAEIKVTPKPDKIKGNHIKCWLPFPKIEAQVRGARLIEASHDKFLLAPNEAPHRTIFMEDDLKEGLSFSVKFEYIINEQFTVVNPDTVKTTYPTELREYLVERPPHIVFTPYLKQLAKEIVGDESNPYLKAKKLYEWITHNVKYSYMHPYALYENVPMFVASNLRGDCGAQASLYIALCRIVGVPTGWQSGWYANPVSASPHDWTMIYIEPYGWLPVDLSFGGVRPERPDFVNKFYFGNLDAFRMVANSEYMADLQPAKRFWRSDPYDNQVGELETEVENVYNDAFDVEMKVISFEEIENYRGNKYGKD
- a CDS encoding Gfo/Idh/MocA family protein, which codes for MSRLRAALIGCGRIGIKKHIEAFAANSDKIELVAVCDIVKEKAEKAAIEYEKRCGSYKSINEQPTSYNQRRIPKPLVLTNYEELFDADIDFVTIATESGNHYKNTIDFLNVGKHVLVEKPMALSTNQMNEMIALAKEKGLKLGVCFQNRFNPPIQELRKKIESGAFGRIFNATARILWNRNENYYKQAPWRGTWAMDGGTLMNQCSHNIDLLQWTLGGIVEEIYALTKNFNHPYVETEDFGTAILKFKNGSIGIIEGTVNVYPKNLEETLSVFGETGTVVIGGLAVNRIQTWRFPDEDGHPFMNLPDPETVYGNGHIALFKDFTNAIINNKKPYISGEDGKKAVEIILGIYKSVKEKRPIKFPIEFSTEEMIGVKL
- a CDS encoding four helix bundle protein, producing MRTYKELDAWQFGMSLAKKIYEITKIFPTYEQYGLSSQMQRAAVSVPSNIAEGSGRNHKKEFVQFLYHSRGSLLELETQVELSKILGYLDEENYLEVSSLINRTHRIINGLIFSLKNSPKTHNQQHTTVEE
- a CDS encoding nucleotide sugar dehydrogenase — its product is MIKEKILNREAVIGVIGLGYVGLPLAVEKAKAGFKVIGFDIQERKIQMVNEGHNYIGDVVNEDLERIVKEGKLRATTDFDELRNCDVAAICVPTPLDKYKQPDLTYVVNSTKEVAKRLHKDMLVVLESTTYPGTTEEVMKPILEETGLKCGEDFYLAFSPERVDPGNLRYKTKNTPKVVGGVGKESTEVARLLYESVLEAEVFVVSSPKEAEMTKILENTFRIVNIALANEMAIIADKMGISIWEVISAASTKPFGFMPFYPGPGVGGHCIPIDPFYLTYIARKYDYHTRLIEMAGEINDFMPEYVVDRLMKQLNERKKCMNGAKIIMLGIAYKGDIDDMRESPALKVLEQLEKNHADVTVVDPYVEEFRWNGEVRKTAELSAELIKEADAVVITTAHKHKVNYQFVVDNAKLVFDTKNILKSLGIAGENVEVL